In the genome of Methylophaga nitratireducenticrescens, one region contains:
- a CDS encoding type IV pili methyl-accepting chemotaxis transducer N-terminal domain-containing protein, whose translation MLKLKIREKITGLLVFYFLCALIAISSTLYVSWKLEGGAAAINDAGRERMRSYRIAYLLGQQVHYPSPDLEHALTQEMVFFENTLVELQNGNPQRPLFVPEDAIIKEQMNQLRSSWYNTMKPGIQKILDTPATLQKDTLLTNYRPMMESFVKELDELVFLMEKNSAHYTTMLRYIQIALMVVALLGTIFLDYIFSLLLVRPVQRINQGLQSMGKADFGVRLPASTNDELGEVAQGFNQMAEKLQNLYTTLEQRVAQKTDSIKVKNRELGALYKVAAFLSSSTSAEPLCESVLKQMMDLTGARGGIVRLTDPKGEQLHVVAAEGVSKAFVENENYLSVGSCICGEVAQNGIAVSSDLKTSRQQSCNKEKFRAVSAIPIRSNQRLIGSLNLLFNVERILPPAEIKLLESVGLHLGVAIENQRLVAREREMAVSEERNLLAQELHDSIAQSLAFLNIQVQLLQNDLNNENIAEALQVVDQIREGVQESYDDVRELLVHFRTRLKHADLEGAIANALNKFEGQVGISTSFEYSGPTMDLPPEHALQILHIVHESLSNIRKHSTATQVSVELRTEGESRLTIKDNGKGFNIDEKNDDTHVGIYIMRERAHRFGGELSISSATNQGTVVSLSWQPVSIITEQRITA comes from the coding sequence GTGTTGAAACTGAAAATCCGCGAAAAAATCACTGGTCTGTTAGTGTTTTATTTTTTATGTGCCCTGATTGCCATAAGTTCTACCCTTTACGTTTCATGGAAACTTGAAGGTGGTGCTGCTGCGATCAATGACGCAGGCAGAGAACGGATGCGCTCATACCGTATCGCCTATCTATTGGGGCAACAGGTACATTATCCGTCTCCTGATCTGGAGCATGCTCTCACTCAAGAAATGGTCTTTTTTGAAAACACATTGGTCGAATTGCAAAACGGAAACCCACAAAGACCACTATTTGTTCCAGAAGATGCCATTATAAAGGAGCAGATGAACCAGTTGCGTAGCAGTTGGTACAATACGATGAAACCGGGCATCCAAAAGATTCTTGATACCCCGGCAACACTGCAGAAAGACACGCTTCTGACGAATTATCGCCCCATGATGGAAAGTTTTGTCAAAGAGCTTGATGAACTGGTCTTTTTAATGGAAAAAAATTCTGCGCACTATACAACCATGCTACGTTACATACAGATTGCATTAATGGTTGTCGCCTTACTGGGAACTATTTTTTTAGATTACATCTTTTCATTGCTACTGGTACGGCCGGTGCAAAGAATTAACCAGGGATTACAGAGCATGGGAAAGGCCGACTTCGGTGTGCGTCTGCCAGCATCTACTAATGATGAATTAGGAGAAGTGGCTCAGGGCTTTAATCAGATGGCAGAAAAGCTTCAGAATCTTTATACCACTCTGGAGCAGCGGGTAGCTCAGAAAACAGACAGTATTAAAGTGAAGAATCGTGAACTTGGCGCACTGTATAAAGTGGCTGCTTTTCTAAGCTCAAGCACCTCTGCAGAGCCTCTGTGTGAAAGTGTATTAAAGCAGATGATGGATCTGACCGGAGCTCGTGGTGGTATCGTACGGCTAACGGATCCCAAGGGTGAACAGTTACACGTTGTAGCCGCCGAGGGAGTCAGTAAAGCATTTGTGGAAAATGAAAACTATCTATCGGTGGGCTCCTGTATTTGCGGCGAAGTTGCCCAAAATGGTATTGCCGTTAGTTCAGATTTGAAGACTTCCAGACAGCAATCTTGTAACAAGGAAAAATTCCGCGCCGTTTCGGCGATTCCAATTCGCTCGAATCAGCGCCTTATTGGTTCCCTCAATTTATTATTCAATGTGGAACGGATTCTGCCGCCTGCAGAGATAAAGCTGCTTGAATCAGTAGGCTTACACCTTGGCGTTGCTATTGAAAATCAGCGCTTGGTTGCTCGTGAACGAGAAATGGCCGTGTCAGAAGAACGTAATTTACTTGCACAGGAACTGCATGACAGCATTGCCCAGTCGCTTGCTTTTTTGAACATACAAGTGCAGTTGTTACAAAATGATCTGAATAATGAAAATATTGCTGAAGCCCTACAAGTGGTTGACCAAATTCGAGAAGGTGTGCAAGAAAGTTACGATGATGTACGGGAATTACTGGTACATTTCCGTACCCGGTTAAAACATGCTGATCTGGAAGGTGCTATCGCTAACGCATTGAATAAATTCGAAGGACAAGTGGGAATCAGTACGTCTTTTGAATATTCTGGTCCCACCATGGACTTGCCTCCAGAACATGCGTTGCAAATTTTACATATCGTACATGAATCGCTTTCTAACATCCGTAAACATTCCACTGCCACACAGGTAAGTGTAGAACTTCGCACGGAAGGTGAAAGCCGTCTTACCATTAAAGACAATGGTAAGGGTTTTAATATCGATGAAAAAAATGATGATACCCATGTTGGTATCTATATTATGCGAGAACGTGCCCATCGTTTCGGTGGTGAACTCTCCATTTCTTCTGCAACCAATCAAGGAACCGTCGTTAGCCTCTCCTGGCAGCCTGTTTCGATAATCACGGAGCAACGTATTACAGCATGA
- a CDS encoding response regulator — protein MKPIRILIIDDHSLFRSGIKLLLQRQKGFEVVGEAGNGLEGVKLAKRLSPDVVLLDLHMPGIGGVETIPLIKEEAPEAQVVMLTVSEDAEDLLDALHNGARGYLLKNIDTDYLLDSIRRANNGDSVMSVEMANRMADAMRALSDGSNKKIIMDTNKLSPRERDVIVMLAQGASNKEIARNLSLAESTVKIHVQGILRKLNLTSRVQAAVYAVENGLVDKS, from the coding sequence ATGAAACCGATACGCATCCTTATTATTGATGACCACTCCCTGTTTCGTAGTGGTATCAAGTTACTGTTACAACGTCAAAAGGGTTTTGAAGTTGTCGGGGAAGCAGGCAATGGTCTGGAAGGGGTTAAATTGGCGAAGCGTCTGTCTCCGGATGTAGTTTTGCTTGACCTGCATATGCCGGGAATAGGAGGAGTGGAAACTATTCCTCTGATAAAAGAGGAGGCCCCTGAAGCCCAGGTAGTCATGCTAACGGTTTCTGAAGATGCAGAAGACTTGTTGGATGCCCTGCATAATGGTGCCCGCGGTTATTTACTGAAGAATATCGACACCGATTACCTGCTGGACTCAATCCGTCGCGCTAATAACGGTGATTCGGTAATGTCTGTTGAAATGGCCAATAGAATGGCAGATGCCATGCGTGCTTTATCCGATGGAAGCAATAAAAAAATAATCATGGATACCAATAAGCTCTCACCCAGAGAGCGGGATGTGATTGTCATGTTGGCACAAGGTGCCAGCAATAAAGAAATTGCTCGCAACCTGAGCTTAGCTGAGTCAACCGTTAAAATTCATGTACAAGGAATATTACGTAAGCTCAACCTAACCAGCAGGGTGCAAGCTGCCGTATATGCGGTAGAAAACGGTTTGGTGGATAAATCATAA
- a CDS encoding MFS transporter, translating to MMNQQYKAWSVVIASTLSFTVCFMIWMMFAVIGIPIKETLGLNETEFGILIATPVLTGSLMRLPLGMLTDKFGGRIVFFLLMLSTVIPIWLISYCAQFWQYLIVGLFVGMAGGSFTVGIAYCAHWFPKNKQGLAMGIFGAGNTGAAVTKLVAPLIVVAYGWMMVPKVYAILMLVTAILFWIFTFSDPEHKVAKAITIREQLAVLKDPRVWRYSQYYSIVFGGYVALALWMTKYYITEYGFDLKTAALMAAAFSIPGGILRALGGYFSDKFGAHTVTWWVLWVSLVCLFFLSYPQTEISILTVDGSKSFHLGLNVLFFTIIMFTLGIAFAIGKASVFKYISDDYPGNIGVVSGVVGLMGGMGGFLLPVMFGALVDLTGIRSSVFMLMFGIIWVSLLWMYWTEVRPTKLGSNQLPSQPLKSQY from the coding sequence ATGATGAATCAACAATACAAAGCATGGTCAGTTGTTATTGCAAGCACGCTTTCTTTTACAGTGTGCTTCATGATCTGGATGATGTTTGCTGTTATAGGGATCCCTATTAAAGAAACCCTCGGACTTAATGAAACCGAGTTTGGCATATTGATTGCCACGCCGGTATTAACCGGGTCATTAATGCGGCTACCACTTGGCATGCTCACGGACAAGTTTGGTGGACGCATTGTTTTTTTCCTATTGATGCTCTCCACGGTCATACCCATCTGGTTGATCTCCTACTGCGCACAGTTTTGGCAATATTTGATTGTCGGTCTCTTTGTTGGCATGGCTGGTGGATCATTTACGGTAGGGATTGCTTACTGTGCTCATTGGTTTCCAAAGAATAAACAAGGATTGGCAATGGGGATTTTTGGCGCTGGTAATACGGGCGCTGCAGTCACCAAACTGGTTGCACCACTTATTGTCGTGGCATACGGCTGGATGATGGTGCCAAAGGTTTACGCAATTCTCATGTTGGTAACGGCCATCCTATTCTGGATTTTTACCTTTTCTGACCCTGAACATAAGGTCGCCAAAGCAATCACTATTCGAGAACAGTTAGCGGTACTCAAAGACCCTAGAGTCTGGAGATACAGTCAGTATTACTCAATCGTTTTTGGTGGCTATGTCGCCTTGGCATTGTGGATGACTAAATATTACATCACGGAATATGGTTTTGATTTAAAAACGGCTGCGTTGATGGCCGCCGCGTTCAGTATCCCGGGGGGGATTCTTAGAGCCTTGGGAGGGTATTTTTCAGATAAATTTGGTGCGCATACTGTGACCTGGTGGGTATTGTGGGTTTCGCTGGTATGCCTGTTCTTTCTGTCCTATCCACAAACTGAAATCAGCATTCTTACGGTAGATGGTTCAAAAAGTTTCCATCTCGGACTGAACGTACTCTTCTTCACCATCATCATGTTCACTTTGGGCATTGCTTTCGCCATAGGCAAGGCATCGGTATTCAAGTACATCTCTGACGATTATCCAGGCAATATCGGTGTGGTATCAGGTGTTGTTGGTCTTATGGGCGGCATGGGAGGCTTCCTACTTCCCGTCATGTTTGGCGCATTAGTCGACCTGACTGGTATCCGTTCATCCGTTTTTATGTTGATGTTCGGCATCATCTGGGTGTCATTGCTGTGGATGTACTGGACCGAGGTTCGCCCCACCAAACTTGGCAGCAATCAGCTGCCAAGCCAACCATTAAAAAGTCAATATTAA
- a CDS encoding MFS transporter has protein sequence MTINIKKWDVEDPEFWESTGKRVAYRNLWISIPCLLCGFAVWLMWGMISVQMLNLGFPFSKEELFSLTAISGLAGATMRIPSSFFIRLAGGRNTIFLTTAMLITPAVGTGIALQHPEWPLWVFQLLALWSGVGGGNFASSMSNISTFFPKRLQGTALGLNAGLGNFGVTTMQILIPLVMTAGVFGAMGGDPVALVKDSGWILGKIEAGTPTFIQNAGYVWLLLLIPLAIASWFGMNNLLSISSDIGGTLVAFIKITWLYTLTFIPTIVGLYFYLPAPTGLGILNMWVALPLIMVSTLLMMKLAAFGTMKENIQKQFAIFSNKHTWSMTVLYVLTFGSFIGFSMALPLSITIIFGEKHIYDVATQTWLHVRNPNAPSALTYAWIGPFVGALIRPVGGWISDKVGGSIVTQMISAIMVLASAYAGFVMMQAYQSATPEIYFTQFLVVFVILFAASGIGNGSTFRSVGMVFDRVQAGPVLGWTSAVAAYGAFIAPAIINQQIQAGTPQIAMYGFAGFYALCLVLNWWFYLRPGAEIKNP, from the coding sequence GTGACTATCAATATTAAAAAGTGGGACGTTGAGGACCCGGAATTCTGGGAATCAACGGGTAAACGCGTCGCCTACCGTAACTTGTGGATTTCAATACCCTGTCTGTTATGTGGTTTTGCGGTATGGCTGATGTGGGGCATGATCAGTGTTCAGATGTTGAACCTTGGTTTCCCGTTCAGCAAAGAAGAATTATTCTCGTTGACGGCCATTTCCGGCCTGGCGGGGGCGACAATGCGCATTCCGTCTTCCTTTTTCATCCGTTTGGCCGGTGGACGGAATACGATTTTCCTGACAACAGCAATGCTGATTACCCCAGCCGTTGGTACAGGGATTGCCCTGCAGCATCCAGAATGGCCGCTGTGGGTGTTTCAGTTGCTGGCATTATGGTCAGGTGTCGGCGGTGGCAACTTTGCCAGTTCAATGAGTAACATCAGTACCTTCTTTCCTAAGCGTTTACAGGGAACTGCCCTGGGATTAAATGCTGGGCTCGGTAACTTTGGTGTAACAACCATGCAAATCCTGATCCCCCTGGTGATGACTGCCGGCGTTTTTGGGGCTATGGGTGGTGATCCGGTGGCGCTGGTCAAAGACAGTGGCTGGATTCTGGGCAAGATTGAAGCGGGCACCCCAACGTTTATTCAAAATGCTGGTTATGTGTGGCTTTTATTGCTGATCCCACTGGCAATTGCTAGCTGGTTTGGAATGAATAATCTGCTTTCAATTTCCTCTGATATTGGTGGTACGCTAGTTGCTTTTATCAAAATCACCTGGCTTTATACTCTGACCTTTATACCGACTATTGTCGGTCTGTACTTCTATCTGCCTGCACCGACGGGACTGGGTATTTTGAATATGTGGGTTGCTTTGCCATTGATCATGGTGAGTACGCTGCTGATGATGAAGCTGGCTGCCTTTGGCACCATGAAGGAAAACATCCAAAAACAGTTTGCGATCTTCAGTAATAAACATACATGGTCGATGACGGTTCTTTATGTACTGACTTTTGGTTCTTTCATCGGCTTTTCGATGGCATTGCCATTGTCGATCACCATCATCTTTGGTGAAAAGCATATCTATGATGTTGCCACCCAAACGTGGCTTCACGTCAGGAATCCGAATGCACCCTCTGCACTTACTTATGCCTGGATCGGGCCTTTTGTCGGAGCGTTGATTCGCCCGGTTGGTGGCTGGATCTCCGATAAGGTAGGCGGTTCCATTGTTACTCAGATGATCTCTGCAATCATGGTGCTGGCCTCAGCCTACGCAGGATTTGTAATGATGCAGGCGTATCAGTCGGCCACCCCTGAAATTTACTTTACTCAATTCCTGGTGGTGTTTGTCATCTTGTTCGCTGCAAGTGGCATAGGTAACGGTTCAACTTTCCGTAGTGTAGGGATGGTTTTTGATCGGGTACAAGCAGGACCAGTACTGGGTTGGACATCAGCAGTTGCTGCTTATGGTGCCTTTATCGCCCCGGCAATCATTAATCAACAGATCCAGGCCGGCACGCCACAAATTGCCATGTATGGTTTCGCGGGATTCTATGCATTGTGTTTGGTATTGAACTGGTGGTTCTATCTGCGCCCCGGCGCTGAAATAAAGAACCCTTAA
- a CDS encoding nitrate reductase subunit alpha: MSHFLDRLNFFDKVKETFSNGHGIVTNEDRQWESAYRHRWQHDKIVRSTHGVNCTGGCSWKIFVKNGLVSFEMQQTDYPRTREDLPDHEPRGCQRGASFSWYLYSPHRIKHPMIRGRLLDLYRAERKTGKDPVEAWAAIQADEQKRKQYTAVRGLGGFVRTDWDEITEIVAAANVYTIKKWGPDRIYGFSPIPAMSMISYAAGARYLSMIGAACGSFYDWYCDLPAASPQTWGEQTDVPESADWYNSTYIIITGANLPMTRTPDAHFASEVRYKGAKIVAMAPDYAEFCKFSDLWMPIRQGTDSAAFLAMGHVALKEYYIDKQDPYFQEYAQKYTDLPMQVMLRKHGDAYVSDRFLRASDFDNALGETNNPDWKTIVYDEVKKAFVAPNGSIGFRWGEDGKWNLLAKNAATQEDIVAELSCIDNLDSVVSVGFPHFNLGEDELLFRNVPVRKVKLANGEEALVTSVFDMQVAQYGIDRKLGGGNVAQSYSDANVAYTPAWAEKVTGVKAADIERTGREFAYNASKTKGKSMVIMGAAINHWYHNDLAYRSIMNLLHMCGCVGQSGGGWAHYVGQEKLRPQAGWAPIAFGTDWSRPPRHMNSTSYWYFHTDQWRYETVKADDLLSPAGKGKYKGYSLADYNVAASRMGWLPTAPHWNANPLKLVADAEKAGAKDEAGITQHIVDRLKTGELDVSFADVDNPVNWPRNLIVWRGNLIGSSAKGHEYFLKHLLGAQNGVLQESGAGRDNKEVKWHEEAPTGKLDLMVDINFRLNSTGAHSDIILPTATWYEKNDLNTTDMHPFIHPLSEAVSPGWQSKSDWQIFKSIAKTFSALAEKHLGTVKDIVALPMQHDSAAEMAQPFGYVSDWKKEGLEPIPGKTMPILKVVERDYANTYRKYIALGPLMTKLGNNVKGIDWNTDQEYEELKQYNKTVKEPGISFGMPSLEEDIYVCDAVMRMAPETNGEVAHKSWSALSVKTGIDHHHLYVGRHEDKITFKDIQSQPRKIITAPTWSGIESETVSYTAGYTNIHEHIPFRTLTGRAHFYQDHEWMLDFGEGFCAYRGPLDMKAQEVLPDAVRAKPHLVLSWITPHSKWGIHSTYQDNLRMLTLFRGGPYVWVSETDAQSIGLEDNDWVEAVNGNGATMARVVVSQRVPRGMAMMYHAQEKNVNVPGSSSTGKRGGILNSVTRVIIKPTNMIGGYAQLSYSFNYYGTVGCQRDEQVVLHKIADKDIDWLERPLTAEREEQRNPIGVGKR, from the coding sequence ATGAGTCATTTTCTAGACCGCTTGAATTTCTTCGACAAGGTCAAAGAGACCTTCTCCAACGGCCATGGCATCGTCACTAACGAAGATCGCCAATGGGAAAGCGCTTATCGCCATCGTTGGCAACATGACAAGATCGTGCGTTCTACGCACGGTGTTAACTGTACAGGAGGCTGTAGCTGGAAGATTTTCGTTAAAAACGGCTTGGTGTCATTCGAAATGCAGCAGACCGATTATCCACGGACCCGAGAAGATCTACCTGATCATGAACCACGTGGTTGCCAACGTGGCGCTTCCTTCTCGTGGTATCTCTATAGCCCACATCGTATCAAGCATCCGATGATTCGTGGCCGTTTACTTGATTTGTATCGGGCTGAACGTAAAACAGGTAAAGATCCGGTAGAAGCCTGGGCTGCGATTCAAGCTGATGAACAGAAACGCAAGCAATATACTGCGGTGCGTGGGTTAGGCGGTTTTGTCCGTACTGATTGGGATGAAATCACAGAAATCGTCGCGGCTGCTAACGTCTACACCATCAAGAAATGGGGACCAGACCGTATTTACGGTTTTTCTCCTATCCCTGCCATGTCGATGATTTCTTATGCTGCCGGCGCACGTTACCTGTCAATGATTGGTGCCGCATGTGGCTCATTTTATGACTGGTATTGCGATTTGCCTGCTGCTTCTCCACAAACGTGGGGTGAACAAACTGACGTACCGGAATCGGCTGATTGGTATAACTCAACTTATATCATCATCACCGGTGCCAACTTACCAATGACCCGTACACCGGATGCGCATTTTGCTTCTGAAGTTCGTTATAAAGGGGCCAAAATTGTAGCCATGGCACCTGACTATGCCGAATTCTGTAAGTTCTCAGACTTGTGGATGCCGATCCGTCAGGGTACTGATTCCGCGGCATTTCTGGCAATGGGCCATGTGGCGTTAAAAGAGTACTACATCGATAAGCAGGATCCTTATTTCCAAGAATACGCTCAGAAATATACCGATCTGCCAATGCAAGTCATGCTTCGCAAGCACGGCGATGCGTATGTTTCAGATCGCTTCCTGCGTGCCTCCGATTTCGATAATGCTTTAGGAGAGACAAATAATCCGGATTGGAAAACCATCGTTTATGATGAAGTCAAAAAAGCGTTTGTTGCTCCTAACGGTTCTATCGGTTTCCGCTGGGGTGAGGACGGTAAATGGAACCTGTTAGCGAAGAATGCCGCAACTCAGGAAGACATTGTTGCCGAACTGAGCTGCATCGATAACTTGGATAGTGTGGTTTCGGTTGGCTTTCCGCATTTCAACCTGGGAGAAGATGAACTGCTGTTTCGCAATGTGCCAGTACGCAAGGTTAAGCTTGCCAACGGCGAGGAAGCATTAGTTACTTCTGTTTTCGATATGCAGGTGGCGCAGTACGGTATTGACCGGAAACTGGGTGGCGGTAATGTTGCTCAATCTTATTCTGACGCTAATGTAGCCTATACCCCGGCATGGGCTGAAAAGGTAACTGGTGTCAAAGCGGCTGATATCGAGCGTACAGGGCGTGAATTTGCCTATAACGCTTCCAAAACCAAAGGTAAATCCATGGTTATCATGGGAGCTGCCATTAATCACTGGTACCACAATGACCTGGCTTATCGTTCGATCATGAATCTGCTGCACATGTGTGGTTGTGTCGGTCAGTCAGGTGGTGGCTGGGCTCACTACGTAGGTCAGGAAAAACTGCGTCCGCAAGCTGGTTGGGCACCGATCGCCTTCGGAACGGATTGGAGCCGTCCTCCACGTCATATGAATTCTACCTCGTACTGGTATTTCCATACTGATCAATGGCGTTATGAAACGGTAAAAGCTGATGACTTGCTGTCTCCTGCTGGTAAAGGTAAGTACAAAGGTTATTCATTGGCCGACTATAACGTTGCCGCCTCACGTATGGGCTGGTTGCCAACTGCACCACACTGGAACGCGAATCCTCTTAAGTTAGTTGCAGATGCTGAAAAAGCCGGTGCAAAAGATGAAGCTGGAATCACTCAGCATATCGTTGACAGGCTTAAAACAGGTGAGCTGGATGTTTCGTTTGCCGATGTGGACAATCCGGTCAACTGGCCTCGTAACTTGATTGTCTGGCGTGGCAACCTTATCGGATCTTCCGCCAAAGGGCATGAGTATTTTCTTAAACATTTGCTTGGCGCACAGAATGGTGTGTTGCAGGAATCCGGTGCCGGTCGTGATAACAAAGAAGTGAAATGGCATGAAGAGGCTCCTACCGGTAAGCTGGATTTGATGGTGGACATAAACTTCCGCCTGAACTCTACCGGTGCGCATTCCGATATTATTCTGCCGACAGCGACCTGGTATGAAAAGAATGACCTCAACACGACGGACATGCATCCGTTTATTCACCCACTGTCAGAAGCGGTAAGTCCGGGCTGGCAATCAAAATCTGACTGGCAGATTTTTAAATCTATCGCCAAAACGTTCTCAGCACTGGCAGAAAAGCATTTGGGAACGGTCAAGGATATTGTCGCTCTGCCAATGCAACATGACTCCGCTGCTGAAATGGCTCAACCATTCGGTTATGTATCTGACTGGAAGAAAGAGGGACTGGAGCCTATCCCAGGTAAAACCATGCCAATTCTTAAAGTGGTAGAGCGTGACTATGCCAATACCTACCGGAAGTATATTGCTCTTGGTCCGTTAATGACCAAACTTGGAAACAATGTTAAAGGGATTGACTGGAACACTGATCAGGAATACGAAGAGTTAAAACAATACAACAAAACGGTTAAAGAACCGGGTATTTCCTTTGGGATGCCATCACTGGAAGAGGATATCTATGTCTGCGATGCGGTAATGCGCATGGCACCAGAAACAAACGGTGAAGTGGCACATAAATCCTGGTCTGCCTTGTCTGTTAAAACCGGTATTGACCATCACCATCTGTATGTTGGTCGTCATGAAGACAAGATTACCTTCAAAGATATTCAGTCTCAGCCGCGTAAGATTATTACGGCACCAACCTGGTCCGGCATTGAGTCAGAAACGGTATCTTACACCGCTGGTTACACCAATATTCATGAGCATATTCCGTTCCGGACCTTAACTGGCCGTGCTCATTTTTATCAGGATCATGAGTGGATGCTTGATTTCGGTGAAGGCTTCTGCGCTTATCGTGGACCGTTAGATATGAAGGCTCAGGAGGTTCTCCCAGATGCGGTCAGAGCCAAGCCTCACCTGGTGCTCTCATGGATCACGCCACATTCCAAATGGGGGATTCACTCCACCTATCAGGATAATCTGCGCATGCTGACGTTATTCAGAGGCGGACCATACGTTTGGGTATCAGAGACTGATGCACAGTCAATCGGGCTCGAAGACAATGACTGGGTTGAAGCGGTTAACGGCAACGGCGCCACGATGGCTCGTGTCGTAGTATCGCAGCGTGTCCCCCGTGGTATGGCGATGATGTATCACGCTCAGGAAAAGAACGTCAACGTACCGGGATCATCTTCCACTGGTAAACGCGGCGGTATCCTGAACTCCGTCACCCGCGTCATTATTAAACCAACCAATATGATCGGTGGTTATGCACAGCTCTCGTACAGCTTTAATTATTACGGGACAGTGGGTTGCCAGCGTGATGAACAGGTGGTTCTGCATAAGATTGCGGATAAAGATATTGACTGGTTAGAACGTCCGCTGACAGCGGAGCGGGAAGAACAACGTAACCCAATAGGGGTCGGTAAACGCTAA
- the narH gene encoding nitrate reductase subunit beta — MKVRAQFAFVFNLDKCIGCHTCSVTCKNVWTNRKGVEYAWFNNVESKPGIGYPKQWEDQGKWKGGWELKKGKLELKSGTRASKLKNIFANPDLPEIDDYYEPFSFDYAHLKNAPLSEAAPTARPISQITGKSMEKITWGPNWEDDLAGEYAKRSEDQNMNNIQKEMYGQFENTFHMYLPRICNHCLNPACVASCPSGSMYKREEDGIVLVDQDKCRGWRMCVSSCPYKKVFYNWESGKAEKCVGCYPRVESGMPTICSESCVGRIRYNGIMLYDADRIEELASVTDEEDLYEAQCRIFLDPNDPEVIAAARAEGINEDWIEAARKSPIWKMAMDWKIAFPIHPEFRTLPMVWYVPPLSPVQSQLDQGNLPVGPDGAIPLAGSMRLPVQYLANLLTAGKTEPVESSLNRLIAMRRYHRSVHVEGEADTRALEAAGITEETAKEMYRYLAIANYEDRFVIPTGHTEETLDDAFGFQGQNGFTFGNDTSAGVSKITLFPRRRKETVESKELAPPADE; from the coding sequence ATGAAAGTACGCGCACAATTCGCTTTTGTTTTTAACTTGGACAAATGCATTGGTTGCCATACCTGCTCAGTAACCTGCAAGAATGTCTGGACCAATCGTAAAGGTGTTGAATATGCCTGGTTTAATAACGTTGAATCCAAACCAGGTATTGGTTATCCCAAGCAATGGGAAGATCAAGGAAAATGGAAAGGTGGCTGGGAGCTTAAAAAAGGCAAGCTGGAGCTTAAATCTGGTACCCGCGCATCCAAGCTTAAGAATATTTTTGCTAACCCTGATTTGCCCGAAATTGATGACTACTATGAGCCATTCAGTTTTGACTATGCACATCTGAAAAATGCTCCCCTGTCTGAGGCTGCGCCGACCGCACGACCTATCTCACAGATAACGGGCAAGTCGATGGAAAAAATCACTTGGGGACCAAACTGGGAAGACGATCTGGCCGGCGAGTATGCCAAGCGCAGCGAAGATCAGAACATGAATAACATCCAAAAAGAGATGTATGGACAGTTTGAAAATACGTTCCACATGTATCTGCCACGTATTTGTAATCACTGTCTTAATCCGGCCTGCGTTGCCTCATGCCCTTCCGGTTCGATGTACAAACGGGAAGAGGATGGCATCGTTCTGGTAGATCAGGACAAATGTCGCGGATGGCGGATGTGTGTCAGTTCGTGTCCGTATAAAAAAGTGTTTTACAACTGGGAATCAGGAAAAGCGGAAAAATGTGTCGGTTGTTACCCACGCGTAGAATCTGGAATGCCGACAATTTGTTCCGAATCCTGTGTCGGTCGTATCCGTTACAACGGCATCATGCTCTACGATGCTGACCGCATTGAAGAGTTGGCAAGCGTAACGGATGAAGAAGATTTGTATGAAGCACAATGTCGCATCTTCCTCGATCCGAACGACCCAGAAGTCATTGCAGCAGCACGTGCAGAAGGCATTAACGAGGATTGGATAGAAGCTGCACGTAAATCACCAATCTGGAAAATGGCCATGGATTGGAAGATCGCTTTCCCTATCCATCCGGAATTCCGTACGCTGCCGATGGTTTGGTATGTACCACCATTGTCACCAGTACAGTCACAGCTTGATCAGGGAAATCTGCCTGTCGGGCCTGACGGTGCCATTCCACTAGCAGGTTCTATGCGCTTGCCAGTTCAATATCTGGCTAATCTGCTCACCGCAGGTAAAACAGAGCCAGTCGAAAGTTCGCTCAATCGTCTTATTGCGATGCGTCGTTATCATCGTTCAGTTCATGTGGAAGGTGAAGCAGATACCCGGGCGTTGGAAGCGGCTGGTATTACCGAAGAAACGGCGAAAGAAATGTACCGTTATCTGGCGATTGCCAATTACGAAGACCGTTTCGTTATTCCTACTGGCCATACAGAAGAAACGCTGGATGATGCTTTTGGCTTCCAGGGACAGAATGGCTTTACTTTCGGCAATGATACTTCCGCCGGTGTCAGCAAGATCACGTTGTTTCCACGTCGTCGTAAAGAAACAGTGGAATCCAAAGAGCTGGCACCTCCAGCGGATGAGTAA